The genomic region AGGCGGCTTGGACGTATTGGCGCAACAAGACAAAATTGCCGAATTCACCAAAATCCTGACCGACGCGGGCATACGCGTGTCCTTGTTTATCGATGCCGACGACAGGCAAATCCAAGCCGCCCGTGATGTCGGCGCGCCCGTTGTCGAGCTGCACACAGGCGCGTATGCCGACGCGCGCAGCCACGCCGAACAAATCAGGCAGTTCGAGCGCATCCAAAACGGCGCGCATTTTGCCAGCGATTTGGGCTTGGTCGTCAACGCCGGACACGGACTGACCATACACAACGTTACCCCCATCGCCCAAATCCTCGCCATCCGCGAACTGAACATCGGGCATTCGCTGATTTCGCAGGCACTTTTCCTCGGATTGCCCGAGGCCGTGCGCCAAATGAAGGAGGCGATGTTCAGGGCAAGGCTGCTGCCGTAAGGGCAGGCAAACCGTTTCAGACGGCATTTCACGACAGGAGTATGTTATGAATCAAAAGTATATTTTATCTGCAAACAATAATAGTTTGATAGAAGAAATTCACAATACAGTACAGAGTATTGGGTATTGTATTGTTCGCGGTCTTAATCTAAACCATCTTGATGACAGCCGGAGAAACAAGAAATTATTTGACTTTCTATCTCAATTAGGAATGCTGACAAACCACAAAGACGATGGTTTTAAATCTATATTTTGGGATATTAAATATCGCGGCGATGACTATGTAATAAATAATGATATAACTTTCTCGGAAGATGTTGGAGAATGTCCACTTCATAGTGATTCATCTTTTAGTGAAAACCCGGAAAGTTATTTGGTTATGTATGTAGTAAAATCAGCCAATGATGGAGGTAATTCCCTATTTTTAAGTTCATCAGATATTGTCAATCAGTTATCTAAAACAGAAACCGGTAAAAAACACTTAAAAACATTAACGGGCAATTTATATCCATTTAAAACACCAGCATCATTTGATAAAAAACAAGGTGTGAGATGGGGTAATATCTTATCGGTCAATACTCAAATGATTAGATTTAGAAGTGATTGTATCTATAAAGGTATTGAAGAAAATAGAAATAAAGTATCAAAGGAAATGGTACTTGCACTTGATTATCTTATAAATGTTATAAAAAATGCGAGTGATATTCAAGAATTTTCTGCACAAGATGATGGTTTGATTATTATTGACAATGTCAATGGCTTGCATGCCAGAACTGATTATACGGATAAAAACAGGCATTATATTAGAGCAAGAATTACTGTATAAAGGACGGTTATGCAAGAAATAATGCAATCTATCGTTTTTGTTGCTGCCGCAATACTGCACGGAATTACAGGCATGGGATTTCCGATGCTCGGTACAACCGCATTGGCTTTTATCATGCCATTGTCTAAGGTTGTTGCCTTGGTGGCATTACCAAGCCTGTTAATGAGCTTGTTGGTTCTATGCAGCAATAACAAAAAGGGTTTTTGGCAAGAGATTGTTTATTATTTAAAAACCTATAAATTGCTTGCTATCGGCAGCGTCGTTGGCAGCATTTTGGGGGTGAAGTTGCTTTTGATACTTCCAGTGTCTTGGCTGCTTTTACTGATGGCAATCATTACATTGTATTATTCTGTCAATGGTATTTTAAATGTATGTGCAAAAGCAAAAAATATTCAAGTAGTTGCCAATAATAAGAATATGGTTCTTTTTGGGTTTTTGGCAGGCATCATCGGCGGTTCAACCAATGCCATGTCTCCCATATTGTTAATATTTTTGCTTAGCGAAACAGAGAATAAAAATCGTATCGCAAAATCAAGCAATCTATGCTATCTTTTGGCAAAAATTGTTCAAATATATATGCTAAGAGACCAGTATTGGTTATTAAATAAGAGTGAATACGGTTTAATATTTTTACTGTCCGTATTGTCTGTTATTGGATTGTATGTTGGAATTCGGTTAAGGACTAAGATTAGCCCAAATTTTTTTAAAATGTTAATTTTTATTGTTTTATTGGTATTGGCTCTGAAAATCGGGTATTCAGGTTTAATCAAACTTTAATTCATTATTAAATGCCTTAACTCCTTATTAAATAATTGGCACGATGTTTTAGAATTTCAAATGCAAAAGGTTACAATGAAAATTGTTACCGACAAAACCCCAAAAGTGGATATTCACGCCATTTTAACGCCCCAAGAAATTGACGGCATTCATCATCACATTCATCACTACCCGCAACCAAGGGCGAAGGAGCGCAAATTATGATTTACGGCATAGGCACAGATATTGTTTCCCTCAAGCGCATCGTCCGCCTGAGCAAAAAGTTCGGACAGGCGTTTGCCGAGCGCATCCTCACCCCCGAAGAACTGCTTGAATTCCCTCAGGCGGGCAAACCCGTCAACTACCTTGCCAAACGCTTTGCCGCCAAAGAAGCCTTCGCCAAAGCCGTCGGTACGGGCATACGCGGCGCGGTTTCCTTCCGCAACATCGGCATCGGGCACGACGCATTGGGCAAACCCGAATTTTTCTATGCCCCCGCCCTGTCCAAATGGCTGGAGGAACAAGGCATCAGCCGCGTCAGCCTCAGCATGAGCGACGAAGAAGACACCGTATTGGCGTTTGCCGTTGCCGAAAAATAAAACAGTACCCATTGGCAGGTCGGATGCCCGAATCCGACCTTTCCGGATTTTGAGACGACCTTCTCCAACCCTTCCCATGACCCAAGACACCCGACCCCTTATCCGCGTCGTTGCCGGCATCCTGCTCAACCGGGACGGCGACTACCTGCTCAGTTCCCGCCCCGAAGGTAAACCCTATGCCGGATATTGGGAATTTGCCGGCGGCAAGGTCGAAGCGGGCGAAACCGACTTCCAAGCCTTGCAACGCGAGTTTGAAGAAGAACTCGGCATCCGCATCCTCGCCGCCACGCCTTGGCTGACTAAAATCCATTCCTACGAACACGCCCGCGTCTGCCTGAAATTCCTATGGGTAAACCCCGACCAATGGATGGGCGAACCGCAATCCCGCGAAGGGCAGGAATGGTCTTGGCAGAAGGCGGGTGATTTTACCGTTGCCCCCATGCTGCCTGCCAACGGCGCGCTTTTGCGTTCGCTGTCCGTCCCGCGCCGTTTGTACGGCAGCCTGAAAACGGGTTTGTACGGTGAGAACAGTATGGGCGCGTACCGCGTCCTGCCTTTGGGTTCGGCAGAGGGAAGCGGTGCGAACGTTTTGATGGAGGCGGCGCAATGGCAGGACAGACCCGAACACGCCGACAGCGTGTGGATGATGGTACAGACCCGCGAACAATGGCGGCAGGCGCAGGAAAAGGGCGCGGATGCGGTCGTTTGGCGCGTGTGCGATGATGTTCAGGCACAAGAGGCGGCAGAAGCCCTGCGGCAGGGCGTATCCGTGCCGCTCGTACTTGCAGCAAACGGACAGACGGTTGCACGTTATGGAAAACTATGGCTCGGATTGGGGGCGCACGTGGTGGTAAGGGATGAAACAATAGGGAAGAATCATGAATAAAAACCGTAAATTACTGCTTGCCGCACTGCTGCTGATTGCCTTTGCCGCCGTCAAGCTCGTTTTGTTGCAATGGTGGCAGGCGCAGCAGCCGCAAGCTGTGGCGGCGCAATGCGATTTGACCGAGGGTTGCACGCTGCCGGACGGAAGCCGCGTCCGCGCCGCCGCCGTTTCAACCAAAAAACCGTTTGATATTTATATCGAACACGCGCCCGCCGGCACGGAACAGGTCAGCATCAGCTTCAGTATGAAAAATATGGATATGGGTTTCAACCGCTATATGTTCGAGCGGCAACCGTCGGGGACTTGGCAGGCAGTACGCATCCGCCTGCCCATCTGTGTCGAAGGCAGGCGCGATTTTACGGCGGACATTACAATCGGCAGCCGGACATTTCAGACGGCATTTACCGCCGAATAAACCTTTCAATCCGCCATTGCCGGAACATCCGTCCGGAAAGGACACGTTATGAATACTTTATATACACTTTTCGCCACCTGCCCGCGCGGCTTGGAGACCGTTTTATCTCAAGAACTCGAAAGCCTCGGCTGTACCGATGTACAAGTGTTTGACGGCGGCGTTTCCTGCCGGGGCGGATTGGAACAGGTTTACGCCGCCAACCTGCATTCGCGTACTGCCAGCCGTATCCTGCTGCGCCTGACCAAAGGGACATACCGCAATGAGCGCGACATCTACAAACTCGCCAAAAATATCAACTGGTTTAATTGGTTTACTTTACAGCAGACGTTCAAAGTCAAAGTCGAGGCAAAGCGTGCCAACGTTAAGAGCATCCAATTTGTCGGACTGACCGTCAAAGATGCCGTCTGCGACGCTTTCCGCGACATTTACGACGCACGTCCGAGCGTGGACAAAGCCGCGCCCGATGTTCGCATCCACGCCTTTTTGGACGAACGCAATGTCGAAATCTTCATCGACACTTCGGGCGAAGCCCTGTTCAAACGCGGCTACCGTCTCGATACCGGCGAAGCCCCGCTGCGCGAAAACCTTGCCGCCGGATTGCTGCTCTCGGCAGGCTACGACGGCACGCAGCCGTTTCAAGACCCGTTTTGCGGCAGCGGCACGATTGCTATCGAAGCCGCTTGGATTGCCGCCCGCCGCGCGCCGGGTATGATGCGCCGTTTCGGTTTTGAAAAACTGCAAAATTTCGATAAAACGCTGTGGTCGGATTTGCGCCGCCGTGCCGAAGCGCAGGTTAAACCGGCTTTTGCACCGATTTCGGGCAGCGACAGCGACCGCCGCATCATTCAGACGGCATTGGCCAACGCACGCAGTGCCGGGGTGGACGACATCGTTTCCTTCAGCGTTGCCGACGCGCAATCCGTCCGTCCGAACGGCGTGGGCGGCATTATGGTGTCCAATCCGCCCTACGGTGTGCGCCTTGAGGAAGTCCGTGTCTTGCAGGCGCTTTATCCGCAGTTGGGGACGTGGTTGAAGAAATATTACGCAGGCTGGTTGGCGGCAATGTTTACCGGAGATCGGGAAATGCCCAAATTCATGCGCCTGTCGCCAAAACGCAAAATTCCGCTTTATAACGGCAACCTCGATTGCCGCCTGTTCCTGATTGATATGGTGCAGGGATCGAACCGTTGAGGAAAGTGTACAAAAATGCCGTCTGAAAAATGTTCAGACGGCTTTTTTTAATATCCGGCCGATATTATAGTGGATTAACAAAAATCAGGATTAGGCGACGAAGCCGCAGACAGTACAAATAGTACGGAACCGATTCACTTGGTGCTTGAGCACCTTAGAGAATCGTTCTCTTTGAGCTAAGGCGAGGCAACGCTGTACTGGTTTTTGTTAATTCACTATAACCGAAGGTAAGGGAGGGGCGTGTCCATTTTGCCGCCGCATTTGCCGCGTGCGGAAGATACGGATAACAACCCCTTGGAATTAAAGGGAGAAGTTGCGGAAAATATCCACATCAGGCTGGGGACCGTACTTATTTACGGTATTTTCGTATGCCGAAATAAAATATTTCTTGAATAAACCGTAATCGCCGGTTTCGTAATAGGCTACGACAGCCTCGGCATAGGCGGGATAACTGTCGGGGGAGAATACGCAAGGAAAAAAACCGGAGCGCATCAGCGACAAGGTCATGCAGTTTCTGGCAGTACGTTTATTGCAATCTTTAAAATATTGAAGATACGCCAAATTATTATGGAGATAAACGGCGCGGTCGAAAGGATTTTCTATTTTGGGAGCTTCTTGAAGCAACCATTTTAATTCCGTATCCAAACTTTGCGGGTTAGATAAAGGGGTGTAGTCTGTCCCGCTTATGGTAACGCTGTCGCGGCGGACTACGCCGCCGGAGCCTTTTTCCAGTAAGTTTTCGGAAATCAGGCTGTGGGTGGTTTTTAAGAAATCCAACCAGTCAAACGGCTCGGGGCTGTCCAAACCGGACAGCAGGTGCCGGTAACTTTCCCTCAGGTTGATTAACATTACGGCATCCGAATATAACTTCCCGCCTGCGGTTTGCCCGAGTTTAAGCAATGCCTGCGTATCGTATTGATTATAAGTGTTTCCTTCCAATTTGGCAGAACTGTACACAAAATCGATACCGATTTCTTCAATATTACGCACGGAGTCCGTTAAAACAGATAAAGGAAGCCGATCGGACAATTCGGTCAGGTATTCTTGTTCGCCGGCTGTAAAAATGGAGCGGATATTTAAAAAATCCTGTTGGTATCTCAATTTATCCATACCTTTCATCATAAAAACGCGGTTTGGGGCGGAAGTAGGTTTATGCCTGCCTTCATCCGACAACTATATTGAAACACCGCCTTTTCAATCAACCCCGCTTCAATACGGATGTATTGATGTAGCGTTGGACACCCGAGGCAATGGATTGGGCGCACTGTCGGCGGAAGGATTCGCTGCCCAGCAGCTTCTCTTCGGCAGGGTTGGACAGGAAGGCGGTTTCGACCAGGATAGACGGCATATCGGGTGCGCGCAAAACGGCGAAATTGGCTTCGTCCACCCTGCCTTTGTGCAGATGGTTGAGCCTGCCCAATTCTTCAAGCACCAGTTTGCCGAGTTTGCGGCTGTCGCGCAGTGTGGCGGTTTGGGTCATATCGAGCAGGGCGGTATCGACGTTGCGGTTGCCGCTGGTCGGTACGCCGCCGACCGCGTCGGCATTGTTTTGCGTCTGTTCTAAGAATTTGGCGGCGGAGCTGGTCGCGCCTTTGGTGTTCAACATATAAACCCCTGTGCCGCGCGCGGAGGGGCTGGTGAAAGCGTCGGCGTGGATGGAGACGAATACGTCCGCCCGCCGTGCTCGCCCTTTGGCGACACGCACGCCCAAGGGGATGAACACGTCTTCGTTGCGCGTCATAAAGACGTTGTAACCCAAGGCTTCCAATTGTTTTTTGGTTTCGCGGGCGATGGAGAGGACGACGTGTTTTTCCTGCAAACCGCCCGAGCTGACGGCGCCGGGGTCTTCGCCGCCGTGTCCGGGGTCGATCATAATGACGGGTCTGCGTCCGTTTCTGCCGCGCCCGGGTTGGGGCGTGGTGTTTTGGGCGAGGTCGGCTTCGGGAGAGCCGCGCAGGGTTTTGTTCAGGCTGCCGTTGAGCAGCGCCATCATCGGATCGTCGGCATCCATCCCTTGCGGATAGAGATCGACGACGAGGCGGTTTTTAAAGCCGCCGACGGGGGGGAGGGAAAAAACTTGCGCGTAGGAAGGCTGTTTCAAATCGATGACGAGGCGGACGGTGTCGGGCGTGTTCTGACCGGCGCGTATATTGCGGATAAAGGGGTCGTCCGCCATAACCTTCTGAGACAGTCCGTGCAATACGGTATTGATGTTCGCGTTTTGTATGTCGACGACCAACCTGCCCGGGTTGTCGAGCGTGAAGTGTTGGTATTTGAGCGCGGTTGTGCTTTCCAGCGTCAGGCGGGTGTAGGTGTGCGACGGCCATATCCGTACGGCGGTAAACTGCGGGGCGCGTACCGTTTTGGCAACGGCGGATGCGATGGGGCTTAGGGCGAACAGTGTGCCGGCGGTGCGGCGGATGATTTGTCTTCGTGTCAGTTTGGTCATAGCGGCAGGCTTTCGCGTCCTCGTTCGGTATGGGCGGTCAGCAGGCATTTTCTGCCGCCGCCGTCGTGTGTCAATGTTGCGGTGATGTCGGCGGGCGGGGTAAATTCGCCTCCCTGTTGCGGCCATTCGATCAGGCAGACGCTGTTTGCGGCAAACAGTTCGTCAAGCCCCGCGTCTTCCCATTCTTCGGGGAACGAGAAGCGGTAGAGGTCGAAATGGTGCAAGGTGAAGCGTTCCAGCGGATAAGATTCGACGATGGCGTAGGTCGGGCTTTTGACTGCGCCCTGATGACCCAATCCGCGCAGGATGCCGCGTGTCAGCGTGGTTTTGCCCGCACCCAAATCCCCTTCGAGGTAAATGACCAGCGGTGCGTTTAAACGGGAAGACCACGCCGCACCCAAATCGAGTGTGGCGGCTTCGTCGGCAAGGAATCGGGAGATAGAGGGTAAATCAGACATGGAAACGGTTTGTTGTAAGGTCTAGGGTATTATGGGCAGTTTTGCAGGTTTTGCAAACTTTGCACCCGAGGGGCGGATGCTTCTTGTCCGAG from Neisseria meningitidis harbors:
- the acpS gene encoding holo-ACP synthase, producing the protein MIYGIGTDIVSLKRIVRLSKKFGQAFAERILTPEELLEFPQAGKPVNYLAKRFAAKEAFAKAVGTGIRGAVSFRNIGIGHDALGKPEFFYAPALSKWLEEQGISRVSLSMSDEEDTVLAFAVAEK
- a CDS encoding Fic family protein, whose amino-acid sequence is MKGMDKLRYQQDFLNIRSIFTAGEQEYLTELSDRLPLSVLTDSVRNIEEIGIDFVYSSAKLEGNTYNQYDTQALLKLGQTAGGKLYSDAVMLINLRESYRHLLSGLDSPEPFDWLDFLKTTHSLISENLLEKGSGGVVRRDSVTISGTDYTPLSNPQSLDTELKWLLQEAPKIENPFDRAVYLHNNLAYLQYFKDCNKRTARNCMTLSLMRSGFFPCVFSPDSYPAYAEAVVAYYETGDYGLFKKYFISAYENTVNKYGPQPDVDIFRNFSL
- a CDS encoding NUDIX domain-containing protein; the encoded protein is MTQDTRPLIRVVAGILLNRDGDYLLSSRPEGKPYAGYWEFAGGKVEAGETDFQALQREFEEELGIRILAATPWLTKIHSYEHARVCLKFLWVNPDQWMGEPQSREGQEWSWQKAGDFTVAPMLPANGALLRSLSVPRRLYGSLKTGLYGENSMGAYRVLPLGSAEGSGANVLMEAAQWQDRPEHADSVWMMVQTREQWRQAQEKGADAVVWRVCDDVQAQEAAEALRQGVSVPLVLAANGQTVARYGKLWLGLGAHVVVRDETIGKNHE
- a CDS encoding N-acetylmuramoyl-L-alanine amidase is translated as MTKLTRRQIIRRTAGTLFALSPIASAVAKTVRAPQFTAVRIWPSHTYTRLTLESTTALKYQHFTLDNPGRLVVDIQNANINTVLHGLSQKVMADDPFIRNIRAGQNTPDTVRLVIDLKQPSYAQVFSLPPVGGFKNRLVVDLYPQGMDADDPMMALLNGSLNKTLRGSPEADLAQNTTPQPGRGRNGRRPVIMIDPGHGGEDPGAVSSGGLQEKHVVLSIARETKKQLEALGYNVFMTRNEDVFIPLGVRVAKGRARRADVFVSIHADAFTSPSARGTGVYMLNTKGATSSAAKFLEQTQNNADAVGGVPTSGNRNVDTALLDMTQTATLRDSRKLGKLVLEELGRLNHLHKGRVDEANFAVLRAPDMPSILVETAFLSNPAEEKLLGSESFRRQCAQSIASGVQRYINTSVLKRG
- the pdxJ gene encoding pyridoxine 5'-phosphate synthase; translated protein: MLLGVNIDHIATVRNARGTTYPSPVEAALVAETHGADLITMHLREDRRHIKDADVFAVKNAIRTRLNLEMALTEEMLENALKVMPEDVCIVPEKRQEITTEGGLDVLAQQDKIAEFTKILTDAGIRVSLFIDADDRQIQAARDVGAPVVELHTGAYADARSHAEQIRQFERIQNGAHFASDLGLVVNAGHGLTIHNVTPIAQILAIRELNIGHSLISQALFLGLPEAVRQMKEAMFRARLLP
- a CDS encoding sulfite exporter TauE/SafE family protein, whose translation is MQEIMQSIVFVAAAILHGITGMGFPMLGTTALAFIMPLSKVVALVALPSLLMSLLVLCSNNKKGFWQEIVYYLKTYKLLAIGSVVGSILGVKLLLILPVSWLLLLMAIITLYYSVNGILNVCAKAKNIQVVANNKNMVLFGFLAGIIGGSTNAMSPILLIFLLSETENKNRIAKSSNLCYLLAKIVQIYMLRDQYWLLNKSEYGLIFLLSVLSVIGLYVGIRLRTKISPNFFKMLIFIVLLVLALKIGYSGLIKL
- a CDS encoding TauD/TfdA family dioxygenase; amino-acid sequence: MNQKYILSANNNSLIEEIHNTVQSIGYCIVRGLNLNHLDDSRRNKKLFDFLSQLGMLTNHKDDGFKSIFWDIKYRGDDYVINNDITFSEDVGECPLHSDSSFSENPESYLVMYVVKSANDGGNSLFLSSSDIVNQLSKTETGKKHLKTLTGNLYPFKTPASFDKKQGVRWGNILSVNTQMIRFRSDCIYKGIEENRNKVSKEMVLALDYLINVIKNASDIQEFSAQDDGLIIIDNVNGLHARTDYTDKNRHYIRARITV
- the tsaE gene encoding tRNA (adenosine(37)-N6)-threonylcarbamoyltransferase complex ATPase subunit type 1 TsaE — its product is MSDLPSISRFLADEAATLDLGAAWSSRLNAPLVIYLEGDLGAGKTTLTRGILRGLGHQGAVKSPTYAIVESYPLERFTLHHFDLYRFSFPEEWEDAGLDELFAANSVCLIEWPQQGGEFTPPADITATLTHDGGGRKCLLTAHTERGRESLPL
- a CDS encoding THUMP domain-containing class I SAM-dependent RNA methyltransferase encodes the protein MNTLYTLFATCPRGLETVLSQELESLGCTDVQVFDGGVSCRGGLEQVYAANLHSRTASRILLRLTKGTYRNERDIYKLAKNINWFNWFTLQQTFKVKVEAKRANVKSIQFVGLTVKDAVCDAFRDIYDARPSVDKAAPDVRIHAFLDERNVEIFIDTSGEALFKRGYRLDTGEAPLRENLAAGLLLSAGYDGTQPFQDPFCGSGTIAIEAAWIAARRAPGMMRRFGFEKLQNFDKTLWSDLRRRAEAQVKPAFAPISGSDSDRRIIQTALANARSAGVDDIVSFSVADAQSVRPNGVGGIMVSNPPYGVRLEEVRVLQALYPQLGTWLKKYYAGWLAAMFTGDREMPKFMRLSPKRKIPLYNGNLDCRLFLIDMVQGSNR